A genome region from Fervidobacterium changbaicum includes the following:
- a CDS encoding ABC transporter permease, with translation MKVFRELLKDNRFKIAFVIVLLLCVLSFLTAFSPYDPSQWNVVERSSPPRWPHILGTTSMGQDVFWVLTYAVRNSLLTSLIAGIVSRIIALLVGILAGFKGGLIDRILMFLTDSFLVIPLFVIIVLFAMIAKARMDIINLGILLGAFGWAWDARVVRSQVLSLREQDFTYTSILSGSNTRSIIFKDYIPFLIPLVFSTLIGNMSWAIGMEITLSILGVFNLEIPTLGTMLQWSISSQALFLGYWWWVLTPVVFSILIFVALYLMSVSISEYLDPRMRLQRVGKA, from the coding sequence ATGAAAGTGTTCAGAGAACTTCTTAAGGACAACAGGTTTAAGATTGCGTTTGTAATAGTGCTTCTGCTGTGTGTCCTCTCATTCTTGACTGCATTTTCACCCTACGATCCTTCCCAATGGAATGTGGTTGAGAGAAGTTCACCACCACGCTGGCCACACATCCTTGGTACAACTTCAATGGGTCAAGATGTCTTTTGGGTGCTTACTTATGCAGTGAGAAATTCTTTACTTACCTCACTGATTGCAGGAATCGTTTCGAGGATTATAGCATTATTGGTTGGTATTCTCGCAGGTTTTAAGGGTGGTTTGATCGACAGAATTTTGATGTTTTTGACTGATTCTTTCTTGGTTATACCGCTTTTTGTGATTATAGTGCTTTTCGCAATGATAGCAAAAGCAAGAATGGATATTATAAATCTTGGGATATTGTTGGGTGCCTTTGGATGGGCGTGGGATGCACGCGTCGTGCGTTCGCAAGTCCTTAGTTTAAGAGAGCAGGATTTTACTTATACCTCAATTCTCTCAGGCTCAAACACAAGGTCGATAATTTTCAAAGATTACATTCCGTTCTTAATACCCTTAGTGTTTTCTACTTTAATCGGGAACATGTCTTGGGCTATTGGTATGGAAATCACGTTGTCTATACTCGGGGTATTCAATTTGGAAATACCAACGCTAGGTACAATGCTCCAGTGGTCAATTTCAAGTCAGGCGTTATTTTTAGGTTACTGGTGGTGGGTCCTTACGCCTGTTGTATTCTCGATTCTCATTTTCGTCGCACTTTACCTAATGTCAGTAAGTATCAGTGAGTACTTAGATCCACGGATGCGTTTGCAAAGAGTTGGAAAAGCTTGA
- the xylA gene encoding xylose isomerase, whose product METMYFEVGKIVYEGPDSKNLLSYKFYNPEEEVLGKKMKEWFKFAVAYWHTFNSRGQDPFGDPTFNRPWFHNDPVSTSFAKIDALFEFCEKTGIEYFTFHDRDLAPEGLSLKESNKILDKVVEKLKEYMKTSNIKLLWGTANLFSHPRYAQGAATSPNPDVFAYAAGQVKKMLDVTKELGGLGYVLWGGREGYDNLLLTDSVLEEKLMARFLQLVVEYKKQIKFEGVLMIEPKPKEPTKHQYDFDASTVLHFLRKYGLFDEFKLNIEANHATLAGHTFAHELRVARINGKLGSIDANRGDLLLGWDTDQFPTDVYETTLAMYEVIENGGLDCGLNFDAKVRRASTDPEDLIYAHVSSMDAFALGLRLAARLREEIKPLVEERYAEYYSREIGTKILNGRVSMQELSDYAENLKDITLRSLKQELIEMIMNNIMFTTR is encoded by the coding sequence GTGGAGACCATGTATTTCGAAGTTGGAAAAATAGTTTATGAAGGACCGGATTCAAAGAATCTTTTGAGTTATAAGTTCTATAATCCAGAGGAAGAGGTTTTAGGTAAGAAGATGAAAGAGTGGTTCAAGTTTGCTGTTGCATATTGGCATACTTTTAACAGCAGAGGTCAGGATCCATTTGGAGACCCTACATTCAACAGACCGTGGTTCCATAATGATCCAGTGAGCACTTCATTTGCAAAGATCGATGCTTTGTTTGAATTTTGTGAAAAGACTGGTATAGAGTATTTTACATTTCATGATAGGGATTTGGCACCAGAGGGGCTATCATTGAAAGAATCAAACAAGATTCTCGACAAAGTGGTTGAGAAGCTTAAGGAATACATGAAGACCAGCAATATCAAATTGTTATGGGGAACGGCTAATTTGTTTTCACACCCAAGATATGCGCAGGGAGCTGCAACATCACCGAACCCAGATGTGTTTGCCTACGCAGCAGGTCAAGTTAAGAAAATGCTGGATGTTACAAAGGAACTAGGAGGTTTGGGTTATGTTCTGTGGGGTGGCAGGGAAGGATACGACAACCTTCTACTCACAGATAGCGTACTCGAAGAAAAATTGATGGCTCGCTTTCTACAATTGGTCGTGGAGTACAAAAAGCAGATAAAGTTCGAAGGAGTTCTAATGATCGAACCAAAACCTAAAGAACCCACAAAACATCAATACGATTTCGACGCTTCAACTGTTCTTCACTTTCTGCGAAAGTATGGATTATTCGATGAGTTTAAATTAAACATTGAAGCCAACCACGCAACTTTAGCTGGACACACGTTTGCTCACGAGTTGAGGGTTGCTAGAATTAATGGAAAACTTGGTAGTATTGATGCGAATAGAGGAGATTTACTGCTTGGTTGGGATACAGATCAATTTCCAACAGATGTTTATGAAACTACTCTGGCGATGTACGAAGTTATTGAAAATGGTGGGCTTGATTGTGGACTGAACTTTGATGCAAAAGTTAGAAGAGCCTCGACAGATCCGGAAGATTTAATATATGCTCATGTTAGCAGCATGGACGCGTTTGCCTTGGGTTTGAGGCTTGCTGCTCGGTTACGTGAAGAGATAAAACCTCTCGTGGAGGAAAGGTACGCTGAATATTACAGTCGAGAAATAGGTACGAAGATTTTGAATGGTCGGGTTTCGATGCAGGAGTTATCAGACTACGCCGAGAATCTTAAAGATATCACTCTACGGTCGTTGAAACAAGAGCTAATAGAGATGATAATGAATAACATCATGTTTACCACGAGGTGA
- a CDS encoding ABC transporter ATP-binding protein: protein MSELLNVSNLTKVYRIGSLIGGIKLTAVENASFDVNKGEVFTLAGESGCGKTTVAKIILGFEEPTSGEIHYLGNRIDVLKDKERKKLFKHIQAVFQNPFTTFNPLRKVDSYFYELLRNFGIAQDLSEMKRIISETLEVVGISYNEFVDKYPNEFSGGQLQRISIARSLLTRPELLVADEPVSMVDASLRMSIVNLFGELVEKFGISILYITHDLMTAYYLGGKIAIMFRGNILEMGSTKQVLTEPKHPYTKLLIESIPQPNPRKAWNSRIKLSDLEEVEYKASGCKFAGRCPFVMDICKKEKPPYFEVEGTLVKCFLYK, encoded by the coding sequence ATGAGCGAACTGCTTAATGTTTCAAACCTGACAAAAGTTTACAGGATAGGAAGCCTGATTGGCGGTATAAAATTGACGGCTGTGGAAAATGCTTCTTTCGATGTGAACAAAGGTGAGGTGTTTACTTTAGCTGGTGAGAGTGGTTGTGGAAAAACTACGGTAGCTAAGATAATTCTCGGATTTGAAGAACCAACAAGTGGCGAAATTCACTACTTAGGTAATAGAATAGATGTCTTAAAGGACAAGGAGAGAAAGAAACTGTTCAAACACATACAGGCCGTATTCCAAAATCCTTTTACCACTTTTAATCCCCTCAGAAAAGTTGACTCGTATTTTTACGAGCTACTGAGAAACTTTGGAATTGCCCAAGACCTTAGTGAAATGAAAAGAATCATCTCGGAGACGTTAGAAGTGGTGGGGATTTCTTATAACGAGTTTGTCGATAAGTATCCGAATGAATTCTCTGGTGGACAGCTCCAACGAATTTCTATCGCTAGGAGCCTTTTAACTCGTCCAGAATTGTTGGTAGCCGATGAACCGGTATCAATGGTTGACGCATCTTTGCGAATGTCGATTGTAAACCTGTTTGGAGAATTGGTTGAAAAGTTTGGCATCAGTATCTTGTACATCACACATGATTTAATGACAGCTTACTATTTAGGCGGCAAAATCGCAATTATGTTCAGAGGAAATATCCTTGAAATGGGCAGTACAAAGCAAGTGCTCACAGAACCGAAGCATCCATACACAAAGCTGCTAATTGAATCTATTCCCCAACCAAATCCAAGAAAAGCATGGAATTCAAGAATAAAACTGTCAGATCTAGAAGAAGTTGAGTATAAAGCGTCGGGATGTAAGTTCGCTGGTAGATGCCCGTTTGTTATGGATATCTGTAAGAAAGAAAAACCACCGTATTTTGAGGTGGAAGGTACATTAGTTAAATGTTTTTTATACAAATAG
- the xylB gene encoding xylulokinase, whose product MENICVVGLDIGTTSIKGILVDEAGKVLERAEYPIKLVAPNPGWAEENPEDWWNGTLIVLKKLSAFAKEQNLKIRAISTSGQMHSLVAIDKDGNPLHNSILWCDQRTSAECDEITQKIGGRKTALEITGNPILTGFTAGKILWLLKHEPEIFHKTYKFLLPKDFINFKMTNEIVTEHSDASGTAMYDVRTRSWSNTILGILNIDDSKLPKIVNSNSIVGTISHKIASELNLENNTIVVAGGADNACAALGIGVTVPDTAMISVGTSGTVLVPTFKNEPDEDGKVHLFSHVVNNVNYYMGVMLSATNSVEWFNKIVNFNEYDIINAEVDKIPIGARGLFFLPYLNGERTPHNDPNARGVIFGLSSAHNRFDIYRAIFEGVGYGLKDCFVSLKSSGIREIRITGGGSKSKVWVKMIADILGNRIVKVSSTEGAAYGAAILAFSALTGIEPSGISNKWISVVESFVPDEENSKKYEKNYVIFGQLYNLLKELFGRIDKG is encoded by the coding sequence ATGGAAAACATTTGTGTTGTTGGTCTTGACATTGGCACAACGTCGATAAAAGGTATCTTAGTGGATGAAGCTGGAAAAGTCCTTGAAAGAGCTGAGTACCCTATTAAACTTGTTGCACCGAACCCGGGATGGGCGGAGGAAAATCCTGAAGATTGGTGGAACGGAACATTGATAGTTCTAAAAAAGCTCAGTGCTTTTGCAAAGGAACAAAATCTAAAGATAAGAGCAATTTCAACAAGTGGCCAGATGCATAGTCTTGTTGCCATCGACAAAGATGGTAATCCACTTCATAATTCCATACTTTGGTGTGATCAACGAACAAGTGCTGAATGCGATGAAATAACACAGAAAATTGGCGGAAGAAAAACGGCTTTGGAAATAACGGGAAATCCAATACTGACAGGATTCACTGCAGGAAAAATTCTGTGGCTTTTAAAACATGAACCTGAAATCTTCCACAAGACATACAAATTCCTCTTGCCAAAAGATTTCATCAATTTCAAGATGACGAACGAGATTGTTACGGAACATTCTGATGCTTCAGGAACAGCTATGTACGATGTAAGAACAAGAAGCTGGAGTAACACTATCCTAGGTATTCTGAACATAGATGACTCAAAGCTTCCGAAGATAGTCAATTCAAACTCCATAGTCGGAACTATATCACATAAAATAGCGTCTGAATTAAACCTCGAAAATAACACAATTGTAGTTGCTGGTGGAGCAGATAACGCTTGTGCAGCACTTGGAATTGGTGTTACAGTTCCAGATACTGCAATGATAAGTGTTGGGACATCAGGCACGGTGCTAGTACCAACGTTCAAAAATGAACCAGACGAAGATGGCAAAGTTCATTTATTTTCTCATGTTGTAAACAATGTTAATTACTACATGGGGGTAATGCTTTCAGCCACGAATTCCGTAGAATGGTTCAATAAGATCGTAAACTTCAACGAATATGATATAATAAATGCCGAAGTTGATAAAATACCAATTGGTGCACGAGGACTTTTCTTCCTACCTTATCTTAACGGTGAACGAACACCACACAATGACCCTAACGCAAGAGGTGTAATTTTCGGCCTGAGTTCGGCTCATAATCGCTTTGATATTTACCGCGCAATCTTTGAAGGAGTTGGTTACGGTCTAAAAGATTGCTTTGTGAGTTTGAAATCAAGCGGCATAAGAGAAATTAGAATCACTGGCGGTGGTTCAAAAAGTAAAGTCTGGGTGAAAATGATAGCTGATATACTTGGGAATAGAATTGTAAAGGTGTCAAGTACCGAGGGAGCAGCGTATGGAGCGGCCATCCTGGCTTTTTCTGCACTGACGGGAATTGAACCTTCGGGTATCTCAAACAAGTGGATTTCGGTTGTCGAATCATTTGTGCCCGATGAAGAAAATTCGAAAAAATACGAAAAAAACTATGTTATTTTTGGACAACTATACAACCTTTTAAAGGAATTGTTTGGAAGAATTGACAAAGGCTGA
- a CDS encoding ABC transporter permease — translation MKFVKNYLIPRLITYFLVIFVGITMVFFIPRFLPTDPVQQFIARFTTQGVYMDPKSVENMISTLKQLYGLEGSLWEQYRDFLVRFSKLDFGPSYYQFPTPVKTLIAQSLPWTVGLLLSTTLLSWVIGSILGGFAGYYPDKKWVKIVDLIAMVIRPMPYYILALSLLILFGFIFPIFPVRGGFSIGGKIRFDLYSIVTILKHAFLPALSLLLIGTFVWFQGMKLIVQTVKSEDYVRYAKYAGVPEKKIVYQYVIRNAMLPQITGLALSLGQIFSGALITEMTFSYPGMGTLLYNAVFTGDYNLLMGITSISIIVITTSVFLIDLLYPLLDPRVKYK, via the coding sequence TTGAAGTTTGTAAAAAATTATTTAATCCCACGACTGATAACCTATTTTCTTGTTATTTTCGTTGGTATTACAATGGTTTTCTTCATACCAAGATTTTTGCCAACTGATCCTGTTCAACAGTTTATTGCTCGATTTACAACACAAGGTGTTTATATGGATCCCAAGTCTGTTGAGAATATGATTTCTACTTTGAAACAGCTGTATGGACTTGAAGGAAGTTTATGGGAACAGTATAGAGATTTTCTTGTAAGATTCTCAAAATTGGACTTTGGACCCTCTTATTATCAATTTCCAACACCAGTTAAGACGCTTATAGCTCAGTCACTTCCTTGGACCGTTGGGTTATTGCTGTCTACAACCCTTTTGTCATGGGTAATAGGAAGTATTTTAGGAGGATTTGCTGGATATTATCCCGACAAAAAGTGGGTCAAGATAGTGGATTTGATTGCGATGGTGATTAGGCCTATGCCTTACTATATATTGGCGCTTTCCTTACTCATCCTTTTTGGTTTTATATTTCCTATATTTCCTGTTAGAGGTGGGTTTTCAATAGGAGGTAAGATTCGGTTTGATTTGTACAGTATAGTAACAATACTTAAGCACGCATTTTTACCCGCATTGTCGTTGTTATTAATAGGAACGTTCGTCTGGTTTCAGGGTATGAAATTAATCGTTCAAACGGTCAAGTCAGAAGATTATGTCAGGTACGCAAAATATGCAGGAGTTCCTGAGAAAAAAATTGTATATCAATACGTGATTAGAAATGCAATGTTACCTCAAATAACAGGATTGGCGCTCTCGCTAGGTCAAATTTTCAGCGGAGCTCTTATAACTGAGATGACTTTCTCCTATCCGGGAATGGGAACTCTTCTTTATAACGCCGTATTTACAGGAGATTATAACTTGTTGATGGGTATAACGAGTATTTCTATAATCGTCATTACAACAAGTGTTTTCTTAATAGATTTGTTATACCCATTACTAGATCCCCGTGTTAAATACAAGTGA
- a CDS encoding ROK family transcriptional regulator yields the protein MSISKYDSSNIKILNKKIILRLIHRRNPISRNDIARLTGLKASSVTRLVNEMIFEGHILEAGVIESESPGRKKISLRINPEYRISLLFDVGVTYSTVALGYYDGSVRVVESFRTPKNYVDFFKLVQNYFNNLSLRYNHSLVLLSIPGMVDTDNGIIINAPNLGWRDVRIKNYLDLEVPIIADNEANLSVLAEKYYSKALINMSNLVFILVREGVGTGLMIDGKLYRGKFFSAGEFGHMTVDISSDELCHCGKTGCWELYSSIRYALRRARRELNFHEEDFNKLKTMPEAKFILLDMASNIAEGIVNIINAVNPEAVILGGEISDMPAYFYQRLISIVRKKALKPASTKVVVIPSIFKNVSSNLIGASICAIEYIIDNI from the coding sequence TTGTCGATAAGCAAGTATGACAGTAGCAACATAAAGATATTGAACAAGAAGATTATTTTAAGACTGATACATAGAAGGAACCCTATTTCAAGGAACGACATAGCTAGACTCACGGGGCTGAAGGCAAGCAGTGTTACTAGATTGGTTAATGAAATGATTTTTGAAGGACATATCCTTGAAGCCGGAGTGATCGAAAGTGAATCACCTGGCAGAAAGAAAATATCTCTTAGAATAAACCCAGAATATCGCATTTCTTTACTTTTTGATGTTGGAGTTACCTATTCAACGGTAGCATTGGGGTACTATGATGGGTCTGTTAGAGTAGTGGAATCATTCAGAACACCCAAGAACTATGTGGACTTTTTTAAACTTGTGCAGAATTACTTCAACAATCTGTCGTTACGGTACAACCACTCTCTTGTTTTGCTATCCATCCCTGGAATGGTTGATACGGATAACGGAATAATAATCAACGCACCTAACTTGGGTTGGAGAGATGTCAGAATTAAGAATTATCTGGATTTAGAAGTACCTATTATAGCGGATAACGAAGCAAATCTTTCGGTTCTTGCTGAAAAGTATTATTCTAAGGCTTTAATCAACATGAGCAATCTTGTTTTTATATTAGTGAGAGAAGGCGTAGGAACAGGCCTTATGATAGATGGAAAACTATACCGCGGAAAGTTTTTCTCAGCTGGAGAATTCGGACATATGACCGTCGATATATCTTCGGATGAGTTATGCCATTGTGGCAAGACTGGCTGTTGGGAATTGTATTCCTCGATTAGGTACGCACTTCGAAGAGCGCGTAGGGAACTGAACTTCCACGAAGAAGATTTTAATAAACTCAAGACCATGCCAGAGGCGAAATTTATTCTACTAGATATGGCATCCAATATTGCTGAAGGTATCGTCAATATCATAAATGCAGTAAACCCAGAAGCTGTAATCTTGGGTGGAGAAATCAGCGATATGCCTGCTTATTTTTACCAACGTTTGATAAGTATCGTTAGAAAAAAAGCTCTGAAACCAGCATCTACAAAAGTGGTAGTTATTCCTTCAATTTTCAAAAATGTAAGTTCGAACCTTATAGGTGCAAGTATTTGCGCAATTGAATACATAATCGATAATATTTGA
- a CDS encoding glycoside hydrolase family 3 N-terminal domain-containing protein, whose translation MEIYKDPSAPVTLRVEDLLSRMTLEEKVFQLGSIWSYELLNEDGSFDEQKAYELLKYGIGQITRPGGATNFEPERAAEFSNKIQRFLIENTRLGIPAIMHEECLTGYMGLGGTSFPVPIAMASTWEPELINKAASVIRDELRTVGAHQGLAPVLDVVRDPRWGRVEETFGESPYLVATMGCAYINGLQGNDLRNGVIATAKHFVGYGASEGGRNWAPTNIPPRELREVFLLPFEAAVKISKIGSVMNSYSEIDGVPVAASEELIRDVLRKEWGFDGIVVSDYFSIALLYEYHKIAETKAQAAKLALQASIDVELPKIDCYKHLVELVRDGKISERLIDESVRRILKVKFLLGLFDNPYVRPSKIVKNSGLALEIARKSIVLLKNDGILPLKNEMKVALIGPNAESVRNMLGDYMYLSHISVMLENINENFNAPKFNLSGVKESVEKNMSMIKSLKTIFDEEGIKYIYAKGCDVLGTSTEGFSKALEAVEKCDVAVVVVGDRSGLTKDCTTGESRDTSTLKLPGVQEELIDAVSNVGKPVIVVLISGRPYSLAKVVDKVSAIVQAWLPGEAGAEAIFDVLYGKYNPSGKLPITIPRSVGQIPLFHYFKPSGGRSSWHGDYVSESVKPLFEFGFGLSYTTFKYSDLEITPSRVSGIGTVEISLNVENSGELYGEEVVQLYIGREYASVTRPVKELKGFAKVGIKPGEKRKVVFKLHTEQLAFYGIDMKLCIEPGVYNVMIGSSSEDIRLRGTFSIDGEKIKVPNERIFFTEVKII comes from the coding sequence ATGGAGATTTATAAGGATCCAAGCGCGCCAGTGACTTTGCGAGTTGAAGATTTGCTTTCTAGAATGACTTTGGAAGAAAAAGTTTTTCAGTTGGGTTCAATTTGGAGCTATGAACTACTGAATGAAGATGGAAGTTTCGACGAGCAAAAAGCATATGAGCTTTTGAAATACGGCATAGGTCAAATTACTAGGCCAGGCGGTGCTACAAATTTCGAACCTGAACGCGCTGCAGAATTTAGCAATAAAATCCAGAGGTTTCTCATTGAAAACACAAGACTTGGAATACCTGCTATAATGCACGAAGAATGCTTGACTGGGTACATGGGACTTGGTGGTACAAGTTTTCCGGTACCAATTGCTATGGCAAGTACTTGGGAACCAGAACTGATTAACAAGGCTGCGTCTGTCATTCGAGATGAACTCAGAACAGTTGGTGCTCACCAAGGTCTTGCACCGGTACTTGATGTTGTTCGGGATCCCAGATGGGGAAGGGTAGAAGAAACTTTTGGAGAGTCTCCGTATCTTGTGGCAACGATGGGATGCGCTTATATCAACGGCCTACAAGGAAATGACCTAAGAAACGGAGTTATTGCAACTGCTAAACATTTTGTTGGTTACGGAGCATCCGAAGGCGGAAGGAACTGGGCACCGACGAATATACCACCTCGTGAATTAAGAGAGGTGTTTCTCTTACCGTTTGAGGCCGCTGTGAAGATTTCAAAAATCGGTTCAGTGATGAATTCGTACAGTGAAATCGACGGAGTCCCAGTAGCTGCTTCTGAGGAACTCATCCGCGATGTGCTTAGAAAGGAATGGGGGTTTGATGGTATAGTTGTTTCCGATTATTTTTCCATAGCACTTTTGTATGAGTATCATAAAATTGCTGAGACCAAAGCACAAGCAGCCAAGCTCGCGCTTCAAGCCTCTATCGATGTTGAATTACCCAAGATTGACTGTTACAAGCATCTCGTAGAGTTGGTGAGGGATGGCAAAATTTCGGAAAGGCTGATAGATGAATCGGTGAGAAGGATCCTAAAGGTTAAGTTCCTGCTTGGATTATTTGATAATCCTTACGTTCGACCGTCGAAGATCGTTAAGAATTCTGGACTAGCTCTCGAAATCGCTAGAAAATCTATAGTTCTGCTTAAAAACGATGGTATTCTTCCGCTAAAAAACGAAATGAAAGTTGCGCTGATAGGACCTAATGCGGAAAGTGTTAGAAATATGTTAGGCGATTATATGTACCTTTCTCACATCAGTGTGATGCTTGAAAATATAAATGAGAATTTCAATGCTCCGAAATTCAATCTCTCTGGTGTTAAAGAATCGGTAGAGAAAAATATGAGTATGATTAAGAGTTTGAAAACTATATTCGATGAAGAGGGCATAAAATACATCTACGCTAAGGGTTGCGATGTTCTGGGAACGTCTACCGAAGGATTCAGCAAAGCATTAGAAGCGGTTGAAAAATGTGACGTCGCAGTTGTTGTGGTCGGTGACAGGTCAGGTTTGACAAAAGACTGCACTACAGGGGAGTCAAGGGATACATCTACTTTAAAACTACCCGGTGTTCAGGAAGAGTTGATTGACGCAGTTTCAAATGTGGGTAAGCCTGTGATAGTTGTTTTGATAAGTGGCAGACCATATTCTCTTGCTAAAGTTGTCGATAAAGTGTCGGCTATAGTTCAGGCATGGTTACCTGGAGAAGCGGGAGCAGAAGCGATATTTGATGTTCTGTATGGGAAGTATAATCCATCTGGAAAGCTTCCTATAACAATTCCGAGAAGTGTTGGACAGATTCCGCTCTTCCATTATTTTAAACCATCTGGTGGCAGATCAAGCTGGCATGGTGATTATGTTTCCGAGAGTGTCAAACCACTTTTTGAGTTTGGTTTTGGACTATCGTACACAACCTTTAAGTACAGCGATTTAGAAATCACACCATCGAGAGTAAGTGGTATCGGGACAGTTGAAATTTCTTTAAATGTCGAGAACAGCGGAGAGCTGTACGGTGAGGAAGTTGTTCAACTCTACATAGGAAGAGAATACGCTTCAGTCACACGCCCTGTGAAAGAGTTAAAGGGATTTGCAAAAGTTGGTATAAAACCGGGAGAAAAGAGGAAGGTTGTTTTCAAATTGCACACAGAACAGTTGGCGTTTTATGGAATAGATATGAAGCTATGTATCGAACCAGGTGTGTACAATGTCATGATTGGTAGTTCGTCTGAAGATATACGACTCCGTGGAACGTTTTCAATAGATGGTGAGAAAATAAAAGTTCCAAATGAAAGGATATTCTTTACCGAGGTTAAAATTATATAA
- a CDS encoding ABC transporter ATP-binding protein: MNVIETRNLSAYYMLDIYGRKVVVKAVDNISISFNQNEIYGIAGESGCGKSTLLKVLFDLVEPPLRIVNGEVLYIEDNKSVSIYKTPLNNRRKYKWRFISYVPQGSMNVLNPVRKISQTFEDFLKPNINNSDPTELKERIVKHILELGLRKEVLDAYPHQLSGGMRQRVTIALATILTPRVIIADEPTTALDVVTQRGVIQILKDIQSRFNNTIILVTHDMGVHANVADRIGIMYAGKFVEEAKTAEIFENPLHPYTKFLIDSLPQFGDGRKRESAPGSPPSLSSLPEGCAFHPRCPYAMAKCKASAPQFIEVDKGHKVACWLYSGVDL, encoded by the coding sequence ATGAATGTTATAGAAACGCGAAACCTGAGCGCGTACTACATGCTTGATATATATGGCAGAAAGGTAGTTGTAAAGGCTGTTGATAATATCAGCATCTCTTTCAATCAAAATGAGATTTACGGCATAGCGGGTGAAAGCGGATGCGGAAAGAGCACTTTATTAAAAGTACTCTTCGATTTGGTAGAACCACCACTTAGAATTGTTAATGGCGAGGTTCTTTATATCGAAGATAACAAGAGCGTGTCAATATACAAGACTCCATTAAACAATAGAAGGAAGTACAAATGGAGATTTATTTCTTACGTTCCACAGGGTTCCATGAATGTGCTGAATCCTGTTCGAAAAATAAGCCAAACTTTTGAAGACTTTTTGAAACCTAACATCAATAACTCTGATCCTACAGAGCTTAAAGAAAGAATAGTAAAACACATTTTGGAACTTGGCCTGAGAAAAGAGGTATTAGATGCTTACCCACACCAACTATCAGGTGGTATGAGACAACGTGTAACCATAGCTTTGGCGACAATCTTGACTCCAAGAGTCATTATAGCTGACGAACCGACAACGGCTCTTGATGTTGTGACACAGAGGGGAGTAATCCAGATACTAAAGGATATCCAGTCGAGGTTTAATAACACAATTATTTTAGTAACTCACGACATGGGGGTACACGCTAATGTTGCTGACAGAATAGGGATTATGTATGCTGGAAAGTTTGTCGAAGAAGCAAAGACAGCGGAAATATTTGAGAATCCCCTACATCCTTATACTAAGTTTTTGATAGACTCGTTACCTCAATTTGGAGATGGAAGAAAAAGGGAAAGTGCACCAGGTTCACCTCCTTCACTATCTTCTCTACCGGAAGGTTGTGCGTTTCACCCAAGATGTCCTTACGCTATGGCAAAGTGTAAGGCAAGTGCTCCTCAATTTATCGAGGTAGATAAGGGACACAAAGTGGCATGTTGGTTATACTCGGGGGTGGACCTATGA